The Teredinibacter sp. KSP-S5-2 genome includes a window with the following:
- the ruvA gene encoding Holliday junction branch migration protein RuvA, which yields MIGFLSGTLIEKLAPWLLVDVNGVGYEVQSPMTTFFQLPAAGESVTLYTHFSVSENAQQLFGFINKKDRELFRLLIKINGVGPKMAVGIMSMETTDFVRCVMQDNVSALVKVPGVGKKTAERLIIEMRDKLKGWGEAAEPAQAGIINIEHNNPLDPNTLIADAEAALVALGYKPTDAAKVVASSYTSDVQTSEELIRLALRSMLPA from the coding sequence ATGATTGGTTTCCTTTCCGGAACATTAATTGAAAAGCTTGCGCCTTGGCTTTTGGTCGATGTAAACGGGGTTGGCTACGAAGTGCAGTCACCCATGACCACGTTCTTCCAGCTGCCCGCAGCCGGGGAATCTGTGACACTGTATACCCACTTTTCGGTCAGTGAAAACGCACAGCAGCTTTTTGGCTTTATCAATAAAAAAGACCGTGAACTATTTCGTCTGTTAATCAAAATTAACGGAGTCGGCCCGAAAATGGCTGTGGGTATTATGTCCATGGAAACGACCGATTTTGTTCGTTGTGTGATGCAAGATAATGTCTCTGCTTTGGTTAAAGTACCGGGAGTGGGTAAGAAAACCGCGGAACGTTTAATCATCGAAATGAGAGACAAGCTTAAAGGATGGGGAGAGGCTGCGGAGCCCGCTCAAGCAGGGATTATTAATATCGAACATAATAACCCGCTGGACCCCAATACTTTGATTGCCGATGCGGAAGCAGCTTTGGTTGCCTTGGGGTATAAGCCCACCGATGCAGCCAAAGTGGTTGCGAGTTCATATACGAGCGACGTTCAAACCAGTGAAGAGCTTATTCGGCTTGCATTGAGATCCATGTTACCAGCGTAA